A genome region from Pygocentrus nattereri isolate fPygNat1 chromosome 10, fPygNat1.pri, whole genome shotgun sequence includes the following:
- the srp14 gene encoding signal recognition particle 14 kDa protein codes for MVLLENDAFLTELTRLFQKCRTSGSVVITLKKYDGRTKPAPRKGHPETFEPADNKCLIRASEGKKKISTVVSTKEVIKFQMAYSNLLRAHMDGLKKKDKKSKSKKTKATQ; via the exons ATGGTGTTGTTAGAAAACGACGCG TTCCTGACGGAGCTCACTCGTCTGTTTCAGAAGTGCAGGACCAGTGGGAGTGTGGTCATCACCTTAAAGAAAT ATGATGGCAGGACAAAGCCGGCACCGAGGAAAGGCCATCCAGAGACTTTTGAACCAGCTGATAACAAATGTCTCATTAGAGCATCAGAGGGCAAGAAAAAAATTAGCACAGTG GTCAGCACCAAAGAAGTAATAAAATTCCAGATG GCATATTCCAATTTGTTGAGGGCGCACATGGATGGCCTgaagaagaaagacaaaaagagtaAAAGCAAGAAGACTAAAGCTACACAGTGA
- the xgb gene encoding x globin: MGCAISGLGLTPRQVTESRGEEEHLTEEQIDMIKVSWKVIQEDIAKVGIIMFVRLFETHPECKDVFFLFRDVEDLERLRTSKELRAHGLRVMSFIEKSVARLDQLERLDMLAVELGKSHYRYNAPPKYYGYVGTEFICAVRPILKEKWTPELEKAWKTLFQYITRLMRQGYLEEEGTKRTHALVPTKERPDKKNTAL; this comes from the exons ATGGGCTGCGCTATATCAGGTCTGGGCTTGACTCCCAGGCAGGTGACAGAAAGCCGGGGAGAAGAGGAGCACCTCACCGAGGAGCAGATCGACATGATCAAGGTGTCGTGGAAAGTTATTCAGGAGGACATCGCTAAAGTTGGGATCATCATGTTTGTCAG GTTGTTCGAGACTCATCCAGAGTGCAAAGACGTCTTCTTCCTGTTCCGCGACGTGGAGGACCTGGAGAGGTTAAGGACCAGCAAGGAGCTGCGTGCCCACGGCTTGCG AGTGATGTCTTTCATCGAGAAGAGTGTAGCCAGACTGGACCAGTTAGAGCGTCTGGACATGCTGGCTGTGGAGCTAGGCAAAAGCCATTACCGCTACAACGCCCCTCCGAAGTATTATGGG TATGTAGGAACAGAGTTCATTTGCGCAGTTAGACcgattttgaaagaaaaatggaCTCCTGAACTAGAGAAGGCGTGGAAG ACGCTGTTCCAGTACATCACCCGGCTGATGAGGCAAGGCTACTTAGAGGAAGAGGGGACAAAACGCACCCACGCGCTGGTGCCCACTAAAGAGCGGCCAGACAAGAAGAACACAGCACTTTAG